One genomic window of Fusarium keratoplasticum isolate Fu6.1 chromosome 3, whole genome shotgun sequence includes the following:
- a CDS encoding MFS domain-containing protein has translation MTKDAQVQHTDSITSARAVGVEGNNVADIETANYAGAPVEIDDATNKELFWTVNRRILACMLGTYFCQSLDKGTLGFSSVMNIQEDANLHGQQFSWLGTILYMGVLVGEYPTNLLLQKLPVAKYLAVNVFCWGCVIACSAAAKNFASLMVVRFLLGVFESCVQPSFIIMTSMWYTKREQSILTSLWYCMTGVQLMVGGIIAWGVSHYKNGVIYSWQLLFLVLGLATCVWGVFIGWWLPDSPMKAKCFNEDQKRLMVERVRANETGIQNKSYKRYQVVEAVTDPVVWCYVMLQLTSTLIIGGLGVFSNLIISSFGFTYLQTQLLNIAQGAVTIIVMVGSATLATATRQTAWVMHAWTVPAIIGTAIIYSIPPNHSNRVGLLIAFYCTQFYLAEGNLIFSLISRNIAGQTKKSTTLAITFVAWAAGNMTAPQIFQKSDAPRYKHGFTAHFCLYGLFNIFLVILRLLLTRRNISKKKAAAEVSHADAGSEKGSQEDQVQHRNAFADMTDKENPDFRYDT, from the exons ATGACGAAAGACGCTCAGGTGCAGCACACTGACTCCATCACCTCTGCTAGAGCAGTGGGTGTGGAAGGCAACAATGTTGCAGATATCGAG ACCGCCAACTACGCAGGTGCTCCTGTTGAGATTGACGACGCGACCAACAAGGAACTCTTCTGGACTGTAAACAGGCGCATCTTGGCCTGTATGCTCGGAACCTATTTCTGCCAGTCTCTTGATAAGGGTACTCTCGGTTTCTCTTCTGTCATGAACATCCAAGAAGATGCGAATCTTCATGGACAGCAGTTCTC ATGGCTCGGCACAATCCTTTATATGggcgtcctcgtcggcgaaTACCccaccaacctcctcctccagaagCTCCCCGTTGCGAAATACCTGGCTGTCAATGTCTTTTGCTGGGGATGCGTCATTGCTTGCTCTGCGGCTGCCAAGAACTTTGCCTCGCTCATGGTGGTTCGGTTTCTTCTGGGTGTTTTCGAGTCTTGTGTGCAGCcttccttcatcatcat GACGAGCATGTGGTACACGAAGCGGGAACAGTCTATCCTCACATCTCTCTGGTACTGCATGACTGGCGTTCAGCTAATG GTCGGCGGTATCATTGCGTGGGGAGTTTCTCACTATAAGAACGGTGTCATCTACTCGTGGCAGctgctcttcctcgtcctcggcctgGCCACCTGTGTCTGGGGCGTCTTCATCGGCTGGTGGCTTCCCGACTCCCCCATGAAGGCCAAGTGTTTCAACGAGGACCAGAAGCGTCTAATGGTCGAGCGTGTTCGAGCCAACGAAACCGGTATCCAGAACAAGTCATACAAGCGCTACCAAGTCGTTGAAGCCGTGACGGACCCAGTTGTCTGGTGCTATGTCATGCTTCAGCTCACTTCGACTCTGATCATCGGTGGTTTGGGTGTTTTCTCAAACCTCATTATCTCTTCGTTTGGCTTCACCTACCTCCAGACTCAGCTGCTCAACATTGCTCAAGGTGCGGTTACCATCATTGTCATGGTTGGAAGTGCTACTTTAGCAACGGCTACGAGGCAAACTGCTTGGGTGATGCACGCATGGACTGT CCCTGCTATCATCGGAACGGCAATCATCTACAGCATCCCACCAAACCACTCCAACCGTGTGGGCTTGCTCATTGCCTTCTACTGCACCCAGTTTTATCTTGCTGAAGGCAATCTGATCTTTTCCTTGATTTCTCGCAACATTGCCGGCCAAACTAAGAAGTCGACTACTCTGGCCATTACCTTTGTTGCTTGGGCTGCTGGCAACATGACCGCCCCTCAG ATCTTCCAAAAGTCCGACGCGCCTCGTTACAAGCATGGTTTCACCGCCCACTTCTGCCTTTACGGTCTCTTCAACATTTTCCTCGTCATTCTTCGCCTGTTGTTGACTCGCCGAAACAtctcgaagaagaaggcggccgCTGAAGTGTCTCACGCGGACGCTGGCAGTGAAAAGGGATCTCAAGAGGATCAGGTCCAGCACCGCAATGCGTTTGCTGATATGACGGACAAGGAGAACCCCGACTTCCGATATGACACTTAA
- a CDS encoding Deuterolysin, which produces MITQTFPIMAILAMLAFLGMAVAAPYSDIGLEIALPDMKTVYPIPLEVVIKRDEKIDSKFEAEVFNHNDETVKVLKFGSFLHDDDVALKVADVFYKGNPVRFLGVTPLLNFDKLDKRQFVTIKTGQSVKIKFNLAEHYDLSQGEDYTVLMQGSLPIADLGSTNIIGYIPYSSNSLRFTVDRRVAEQTRMKYLNRMPRVQRQNCKGERIEKLRESLSQCFQLADEAEEEARFGDSWRLEEAFGASDEKTRSRVAEVFAEAKDKCKHDFRKVDKICPEYYSECLSRKKIVTAYIQEPTRQVGYCDNFFTLPVMPEKCHGYDSSEAWGWHPSRAGAVIHEMIQLNLRDTMGVNATLDTEHGLAKILALSPELSVTNADNYDLFASHVSLNCEAISPARRGLDHLRTKTDKVLRKDREAGLWVD; this is translated from the exons atgataACCCAGACCTTCCCTATCATGGCGATTCTGGCCATGCTTGCCTTCCTAGGCATGGCAGTTGCAGCACCCTACAGTGACATTGGCCTCGAGATCGCCCTCCCTGACATGAAGACGGTTTACCCCATTCCCCTGGAGGTCGTAATCAAACGGGATGAGAAGATTGATAGCAAgttcgaggccgaggtctTTAACCACAACGATGAGACGGTCAAGGTTTTGAAGTTTGGCAGCTtccttcatgatgatgatgttgctCTCAAGGTCGCTGATGTCTTCTACAAGG GCAACCCTGTTCGTTTCCTGGGTGTTACTCCTTTGTTGAACTTTGACAAACTTGACAAGCGCCAGTTCGTCACCATCAAGACGGGCCAGTCGGTCAAGATCAAGTTCAATCTAGCCGAGCACTACGATCTCTCACAGGGCGAGGATTACACTGTCCTAATGCAAGGTAGCCTGCCCATCGCAGACCTGGGCTCGACCAACATCATCGGGTACATTCCATACAGCTCCAACTCGCTCAGGTTCACCGTGGATCGACGTGTCGCTGAGCAGACCCGTATGAAGTACCTCAACCGCATGCCAAGAGTCCAGCGCCAGAATTGCAAGGGAGAGAGAATCGAGAAGCTCAGGGAGTCCCTCTCTCAGTGCTTCCAGCTCGCCGATGAAGCCGAAGAGGAGGCCCGATTCGGTGATTCATGGAGATTGGAGGAGGCCTTTGGTGCCTCTGACGAGAAGACCCGCTCAAGGGTTGCCGAAGTATTTGCTGAGGCGAAGGACAAGTGCAAGCATGATTTCCGCAAGGTTGACAAGATCTGCCCCGAGTACTACTCCGAGTGCCTATCCAGGAAGAAGATCGTCACAGCCTACATCCAGGAGCCCACGCGTCAAGTTGGGTACTGCGACAACTTCTTCACCCTCCCCGTGATGCCTGAAAAGTGCCACGGTTACGACTCATCCGAGGCCTGGGGCTGGCACCCTTCTCGTGCAGGCGCCGTGATCCATGAGATGATTCAGTTGAATTTGAGGGACACGATGGGGGTAAACGCCACGCTTGATACCGAACATGGCCTTGCCAAGATTCTGGCCCTTAGCCCCGAACTCTCCGTGACGAATGCCGACAACTACGATCTGTTTGCTTCCCATGTCAGCCTCAACTGTGAGGCTATCAGCCCCGCCAGGCGAGGACTGGACCACCTCCGAACCAAGACGGATAAGGTTTTGAGAAAGGATCGTGAGGCTGGCCTGTGGGTTGATTGA
- a CDS encoding Alginate-lyase domain-containing protein, giving the protein MTKLIIAILCLFAIAAEALTSNVPALNGPVISPQNLPGAKKRPGEFVHPGLWHTHDDLERIRNNVKSEKEPWKTAYKAFSTDKYSLSTYAMQGPKPVICRGPCSNYTSFTADTRAAWQNALMWYITKDQAHWDRATTILDAWGTNLTNIVGLDTSLLVGLEGSMLANAAEIMRWEGNWTEAGAKWQGGAGFSNQLYWLFARQSIIIGQANYGMVSIKALLDFAVYLDDVSMYNYALNAYLNDPCAGIYGNVDPSTGQSAEAGRDQSHAQSGVAWAAYAARTIQSQGHDVWSEGGDLLLKGSEYLAKYSLGNNVPYNRNFYRCEAILVNGPWSDISEKNRGVGLVDGKLTGSVWDIIYYAYKVARGRNAPWTTKAKQAYDKDGGQLYTSSADHPGWGDLIWSYEKGESTKSKKRTIWGGGKIGPNGDGNVNI; this is encoded by the exons atgacaaag CTAATCATCGCAATCCTATGTTTGTTCGCCATTGCCGCTGAGGCATTGACGTCCAACGTCCCCGCACTCAACG GCCCTGTCATCTCTCCTCAGAATTTGCCAGGCGCCAAGAAACGACCTGGCGAGTTTGTCCATCCTGGCCTTTGGCACACTCACGACGATCTCGAGCGTATCCGTAACAATGTCAAGAGCGAAAAGGAACCATGGAAGACAGCGTACAAAGCTTTCAGCACCGACAAATACTCCCTGAGCACCTATGCCATGCAGGGTCCGAAACCAGTCATCTGCCGCGGACCTTGCAGCAACTATACATCTTTTACAGCAGATACTCGGGCCGCCTGGCAGAACGCCTTGATGTGGTacatcaccaaggaccaAGCCCATTGGGATCGAGCCACCACTATTCTCGATGCCTGGGGAACCAATCTCACCAACATTGTCGGCTTGGATACTTCGTTGTTGGTTGGTCTTGAAGGAAGCATGCTCGCCAACGCGGCAGAGATCATGCGATGGGAAGGCAACTGGACCGAGGCCGGTGCGAAATGGCAGGGCGGTGCCGGTTTCTCTAACCAGCTCTACTGGTTGTTTGCGCGGCAATCCATCATAATTGGTCAGGCAAACTATGGTATGGTGAGCATAAAAGCTCTTCTGGATTTCGCCGTCTACTTGGACGATGTCAGCATG TACAACTACGCTCTCAACGCATATCTGAATGACCCTTGCGCGGGCATCTATGGCAACGTTGATCCATCCACAGGCCAGTCAGCAGAAGCCGGCCGTGATCAAAGCCACGCCCAGTCTGGTGTAGCATGGGCTGCATATGCAGCCCGCACAATCCAGTCTCAGGGTCATGATGTCTGGAGCGAGGGCGGCGACTTGTTGCTCAAGGGATCTGAGTACTTGGCCAAATACAGCCTCGGAAACAACGTGCCATACAACAGGAACTTCTATCGGTGTGAGGCGATCTTGGTTAATGGACCCTGGTCAGATATCAGTGAAAAGAACCGCGGCGTGGGGCTTGTCGACGGTAAACTCACAGGATCAGTATGGGACATCATCTACTACGCCTACAAGGTTGCTCGTGGTCGGAACGCTCCTTGGACAACCAAGGCTAAGCAAGCTTATGACAAGGACGGAGGGCAGTTGTACACGTCGTCGGCTGATCATCCCGGCTGGGGTGATCTGATCTGGAGCTACGAGAAGGGGGAGTCTACTaagtcgaagaagaggacaaTCTGGGGAGGGGGCAAGATTGGTCCCAATGGCGATGGTAATGTGAACATCTAG